A window from Saprospiraceae bacterium encodes these proteins:
- a CDS encoding DUF2807 domain-containing protein, protein MMTRLFIFTFSIFVCGQAMAQSKSLPSFTSISTSGSVQVELVKSSVSKADYTILKGDEDDLYIEVKGNELFVKIKPQVGFWNSSNTKAKVTVHYQNLNSIDCAAGSSVKSESEIVTDNMDIESSSGASCSVVIKSTDLSVDASSGSKVAVSGSAKSVNYDASSGARIDAASLLASDAIADVSSGASISLYASKKLNADASSGGSIKYKGDPEKTNISSGISGSIRSY, encoded by the coding sequence ATGATGACAAGACTTTTTATTTTCACTTTCTCCATTTTTGTATGTGGACAGGCTATGGCCCAAAGTAAATCACTTCCTTCATTTACATCGATCTCGACGAGTGGTAGTGTGCAGGTCGAGTTGGTCAAGAGCAGTGTATCCAAAGCTGATTACACCATTCTGAAAGGCGATGAAGATGACCTGTATATCGAAGTCAAAGGCAATGAACTCTTTGTAAAAATTAAGCCGCAGGTTGGATTTTGGAATAGCTCCAATACCAAAGCCAAAGTGACTGTACATTACCAAAACCTTAATAGTATAGATTGTGCTGCGGGCTCCAGTGTAAAATCTGAATCAGAAATTGTAACGGACAATATGGATATAGAGTCTTCTTCAGGAGCGAGTTGCAGTGTAGTGATCAAAAGTACTGATTTGAGTGTGGATGCTTCATCAGGATCAAAAGTTGCTGTCTCTGGAAGTGCCAAATCTGTCAACTATGATGCTTCATCAGGTGCAAGGATTGATGCTGCCAGCCTGCTGGCTTCAGACGCTATCGCAGATGTTTCGTCAGGTGCAAGTATATCATTGTACGCAAGTAAAAAACTCAATGCAGATGCCAGTTCAGGTGGAAGCATTAAGTACAAGGGAGATCCAGAAAAAACCAATATTTCTTCAGGGATTTCAGGTAGTATCAGGTCATACTAA
- a CDS encoding tungsten formylmethanofuran dehydrogenase produces MKPTLEKETLFRAFSLLCTAKAITEIYDDQFRLVSKYVHATSRGHEAIQIAVGMQLTPKDYVAPYYRDDAMLLALGMRPEEIMLQVFAKINDPFSGGRAYYCHPSLRDDDKPKIPHQSSATGMQAIPTTGVAMGIQYRDIEGLPQEDGALVVCSFGDASVTEGEVAEALQMAALKQFPILYLVQDNGWDISATAEETRAMNAYEYVKGFPGIEAYSIDGTDFEACYTTIEKIFKAIRKERRPFLLHATVPLLNHHTSGVRKEWYRHDLEVQKLDDPYDKLKSSLLEYGFSLSEMEEIENNAKSQVKIDFHKAHESADPEPNDLFTHDFAPTPITAEQGIREPADAEEKVMVDCALLAIQELMEDHKECLLYGQDVGRRLGGVFREAATLAEKFGDHRVFNTAIQEAFIVGSTVGMSAAGLKPIVEVQFADYIWPGLNQLFTEVSRSCYLSNGKWPVSMILRVPIGAYGSGGPFHSSSVESVLCNIKGIKVVYPSNGADLKGLLKAAYYDPNPVVMLEHKGLYWSKVKGTETARRKPPAKDYVLPLGKGLMIQESALVKTQNCVLIVTYGMGVHWALNIDDDIKDKVGILDLRTLYPLDEDLIFSKSKEYSRIIVLTEEPVHNSFAQSIAARIQENCFEYLDAPVTTIGSENMPAIPLNEVLEKTMLPNAEKLSAVVRKILSY; encoded by the coding sequence ATGAAGCCAACACTTGAAAAGGAAACTCTTTTTAGGGCATTTTCGCTGCTCTGCACCGCCAAAGCTATCACCGAGATATATGATGACCAGTTCAGGCTCGTGTCAAAGTATGTACATGCCACATCGAGAGGTCATGAAGCGATACAGATAGCTGTGGGTATGCAACTGACGCCCAAAGACTATGTGGCACCCTATTATCGGGATGATGCCATGTTGTTAGCTTTGGGAATGAGGCCGGAAGAGATCATGCTGCAGGTATTTGCAAAAATAAATGATCCCTTTTCAGGTGGTAGGGCATACTACTGCCATCCAAGTCTGCGAGACGATGACAAACCCAAAATCCCACACCAATCATCTGCCACGGGCATGCAGGCGATACCTACTACCGGAGTGGCGATGGGTATTCAATATAGGGATATCGAAGGTTTACCTCAAGAAGATGGTGCATTGGTAGTGTGTTCATTTGGTGATGCATCAGTCACAGAAGGAGAAGTAGCTGAAGCGCTCCAAATGGCTGCTCTAAAACAGTTTCCGATCCTGTACCTTGTTCAGGACAATGGCTGGGACATTTCTGCCACAGCAGAAGAAACTAGAGCTATGAATGCGTATGAGTATGTCAAAGGATTTCCGGGTATTGAAGCATATAGTATCGATGGTACGGATTTTGAAGCTTGTTATACTACTATTGAGAAAATATTTAAAGCTATCAGAAAAGAAAGAAGACCTTTTCTGCTGCATGCTACTGTACCATTGCTCAATCATCATACCTCGGGGGTAAGAAAGGAGTGGTACAGACATGATCTGGAAGTCCAAAAATTAGATGATCCTTATGATAAACTAAAATCTTCCTTGCTTGAATATGGTTTTTCACTGTCAGAAATGGAAGAAATCGAAAACAATGCTAAATCTCAAGTAAAAATAGATTTCCATAAAGCGCATGAATCAGCCGATCCGGAACCAAACGATCTGTTTACCCATGATTTTGCCCCAACACCCATCACAGCAGAGCAAGGAATCAGAGAACCAGCAGATGCTGAAGAAAAGGTGATGGTTGATTGTGCCTTGCTGGCAATACAGGAGCTGATGGAAGATCATAAAGAGTGTCTGCTATATGGTCAGGATGTCGGCAGAAGACTTGGTGGTGTATTCAGAGAGGCGGCTACACTGGCCGAAAAGTTTGGGGATCACCGAGTGTTTAATACAGCCATACAGGAAGCATTTATCGTCGGGAGCACGGTAGGGATGTCGGCCGCCGGACTCAAACCTATAGTGGAAGTACAGTTTGCAGACTATATATGGCCTGGTTTGAATCAATTATTTACGGAAGTGAGCAGGAGTTGTTACCTCTCCAATGGAAAATGGCCTGTCAGCATGATACTTCGGGTACCGATCGGAGCATATGGCAGTGGCGGACCCTTCCATAGTTCCAGTGTAGAATCTGTCCTTTGCAATATCAAGGGCATCAAAGTGGTATATCCCAGCAATGGAGCTGACCTAAAAGGGCTCTTGAAAGCAGCATATTACGATCCAAATCCCGTGGTCATGTTGGAGCACAAAGGACTTTATTGGAGTAAAGTAAAAGGTACAGAAACAGCCCGCCGCAAACCACCTGCAAAAGACTATGTTTTACCCTTGGGTAAGGGCCTGATGATCCAGGAATCAGCTCTTGTGAAAACCCAAAACTGTGTATTGATTGTCACCTATGGTATGGGTGTACATTGGGCACTTAACATTGATGATGACATTAAAGATAAAGTAGGGATTCTTGACCTCAGGACGTTGTATCCATTGGACGAAGATCTTATTTTTAGCAAATCCAAAGAGTATAGCAGAATAATCGTTCTGACTGAAGAGCCTGTCCATAATTCTTTTGCCCAGAGTATAGCAGCAAGAATTCAGGAAAACTGTTTTGAGTACTTAGATGCGCCAGTCACAACTATTGGGTCAGAAAATATGCCGGCAATACCGCTCAATGAAGTCCTTGAAAAAACTATGTTGCCCAATGCTGAAAAATTAAGTGCTGTTGTCAGAAAAATATTATCGTATTAA
- a CDS encoding T9SS type A sorting domain-containing protein, with amino-acid sequence MKNFLKIVFFLLALLMEGLSQVDYLWEKIQNDGNYSIYKGGIELMDQRLLFISYQSKTESRIEILSKEGFLLKQKNFSFSSLEHQLLRVFYLPSKERLLLLGSAAPNIFTLTEMDLNLNITFAKHDTLHDSQHLALLDGILEKERLLMVGNAWNGFHNESENSKIWFFNIDLLTYNIDAQLVNLKERSYFGHCYSIVKDIARDGYICLSGFLHRLDQNFRHLGYSKKDNYITMDNQVKIIKWKENSYLVGSSIGAGFSDTYLRDYNVLFQEFDTAFVRIRANGLKQASVFGFPNSVFDYVERNRLFIGGGDDVFFRKNRGFYVLQFDSLLNKQWEVYFTQDPRYRYTPTGILATSDGGVIVYGARFDILSDKIFRNHLIKFDGNGTVSWTDDQDKMSTIAIKFFSNPSTSGYLHVEITGSDTDVEMRIFNTVGKNVYVESDLANGSHQFDLQYLTSGTYVIKIYKDGKEFFSKLWVRL; translated from the coding sequence ATGAAAAACTTTCTAAAAATTGTCTTCTTTCTTTTGGCACTACTTATGGAGGGGCTTTCGCAAGTAGATTATTTGTGGGAAAAGATACAAAATGATGGAAATTATTCTATTTATAAAGGCGGGATTGAATTGATGGATCAGAGATTATTATTCATATCATATCAATCCAAAACGGAAAGTAGGATAGAAATATTAAGTAAAGAAGGTTTCTTATTAAAACAAAAGAACTTCAGTTTTAGCTCATTGGAGCATCAATTGCTGAGAGTATTTTATTTGCCATCTAAGGAACGCTTACTTCTTTTAGGATCAGCTGCACCTAATATTTTTACATTGACAGAAATGGATCTTAACCTAAATATTACATTTGCCAAACATGACACTTTGCATGATAGCCAACATCTGGCTCTACTGGACGGGATATTAGAAAAAGAAAGACTACTGATGGTAGGAAACGCATGGAACGGATTTCATAATGAATCAGAAAACTCCAAAATATGGTTCTTTAATATTGATTTGTTGACTTACAATATTGATGCACAATTGGTAAATTTAAAGGAAAGAAGTTACTTCGGCCATTGCTATTCCATAGTCAAAGATATTGCACGAGATGGTTATATTTGTCTCAGTGGTTTTTTACACAGATTGGATCAAAATTTTAGACATTTGGGATACAGTAAAAAAGACAACTATATTACAATGGACAATCAGGTTAAAATCATAAAATGGAAAGAAAATTCATATTTAGTAGGGTCCTCTATAGGCGCAGGCTTTAGTGATACCTACTTAAGAGATTACAATGTATTATTTCAGGAATTTGATACTGCCTTCGTTAGAATAAGAGCTAATGGCTTAAAGCAAGCTAGCGTTTTTGGATTTCCCAATTCCGTATTTGATTACGTAGAGAGAAATAGATTATTTATAGGTGGAGGGGATGATGTATTTTTTAGAAAAAACAGAGGATTCTATGTTTTGCAATTTGATTCTTTATTGAACAAACAGTGGGAAGTTTATTTTACTCAGGATCCGCGATACAGATATACACCTACTGGCATTTTGGCTACCAGTGACGGAGGAGTGATTGTATATGGGGCTAGATTTGATATTTTGAGTGATAAAATATTCAGAAACCACTTGATAAAATTTGATGGCAACGGCACTGTCTCCTGGACAGATGACCAGGATAAAATGAGTACTATAGCCATCAAATTTTTTTCAAATCCTTCTACTTCCGGATATTTGCATGTAGAAATAACCGGATCTGATACAGATGTAGAAATGCGAATATTTAATACCGTAGGTAAGAATGTTTATGTCGAAAGTGATTTGGCAAACGGCAGCCATCAGTTTGATTTACAATACCTGACATCAGGGACATATGTCATTAAAATTTATAAAGATGGCAAAGAATTTTTTTCGAAGCTCTGGGTGAGATTATGA
- a CDS encoding BamA/TamA family outer membrane protein, translated as MKFYQCVFFSLICIPFFGFASVNFKHNSSEDTIKRNQLLAYPIVFFLPETKWGFGAAGLYNFRFKNESKDSNPSQIQFAASYTQNKQIILTFPFELYFNENIWKLKGEIAFYKYSYKYYGVGIHSKENDKEFFLARYPRVKADFLKRFDKTFVGVRFRYDNMSIVEKGNLLESSGNTGKDGGVNTGVGFITQWDIRDFIYNPSKGTYLEAELYFSGKFIGSDFNYQRFALDVSRYFRIANNHTMAVQLYNATIQGDPIFYEMLFFGSPRLLRGYQDRRFIDKNILVSQYEYRFPLYKRIQGVSFLSFGTVAASYAALYSNPYKYSYGAGLRFVLNKKDRIRLRLDYGQSKDEGGSMYLTINEAF; from the coding sequence ATGAAATTCTATCAATGTGTTTTTTTCAGTTTAATTTGTATTCCATTTTTTGGATTCGCGAGCGTAAATTTCAAGCATAATTCATCTGAAGACACTATCAAAAGGAATCAATTACTGGCATATCCTATCGTTTTTTTTCTTCCTGAGACCAAATGGGGCTTTGGTGCTGCGGGTTTGTACAATTTCCGATTTAAAAATGAATCAAAAGACTCCAATCCTTCTCAAATCCAATTTGCGGCATCATATACTCAAAACAAGCAAATCATACTAACATTTCCATTTGAACTATATTTCAACGAAAACATTTGGAAACTAAAAGGTGAAATAGCTTTTTACAAATATTCATACAAGTATTATGGCGTAGGAATACATTCTAAAGAAAATGATAAAGAGTTTTTCCTTGCAAGGTATCCGAGAGTTAAAGCAGATTTTCTCAAAAGATTTGACAAAACTTTTGTAGGAGTACGATTTCGATATGATAATATGTCCATCGTAGAGAAAGGAAACCTATTGGAAAGTAGTGGCAATACCGGAAAAGATGGTGGCGTTAATACTGGTGTGGGCTTCATAACGCAGTGGGATATCAGAGATTTTATTTACAACCCGTCAAAGGGAACCTACTTAGAAGCAGAATTGTATTTTAGCGGTAAATTTATAGGAAGTGATTTTAATTATCAGCGTTTCGCATTAGATGTAAGCAGATATTTCCGTATTGCAAACAATCACACTATGGCTGTTCAATTATATAATGCAACCATACAAGGTGACCCTATTTTTTATGAAATGTTATTTTTTGGCAGCCCCAGACTACTGAGAGGATATCAGGATCGTCGCTTTATTGATAAAAACATCCTCGTAAGTCAGTATGAATACAGATTCCCATTGTACAAACGAATTCAGGGTGTATCATTCTTATCCTTTGGTACTGTTGCTGCAAGTTATGCTGCGCTTTATTCAAATCCCTACAAATACTCCTACGGAGCAGGTCTGAGGTTTGTACTCAATAAGAAAGACAGGATAAGATTACGACTGGATTATGGTCAATCGAAAGATGAAGGAGGGTCCATGTATCTGACTATTAATGAAGCGTTTTAA
- a CDS encoding 30S ribosomal protein S20, translated as MAQHKSSKKRIRQDIKIRLRNRYYKKSARTSIAKLREMTDKQEATVFLPKVISMVDKLAKKNTWHKNKASNLKSKLSRYVNSL; from the coding sequence ATGGCACAACATAAGTCATCCAAAAAGAGAATCAGACAGGACATCAAGATAAGGCTACGTAACAGATATTACAAAAAATCTGCGAGAACGTCGATTGCTAAATTAAGAGAAATGACTGATAAACAAGAGGCAACTGTATTTTTACCTAAGGTAATCAGTATGGTTGACAAACTTGCAAAGAAAAATACATGGCATAAAAACAAGGCTTCAAATCTTAAGTCTAAACTCTCAAGATACGTCAACAGCCTGTAA